One genomic segment of Hymenobacter psoromatis includes these proteins:
- a CDS encoding TIGR02757 family protein codes for MDTIKLADLRALLNERAARHNQPAFLAKDPVSIPHRFTCLQDIEISGLFAALLAWGQRPTILKKTTELLARMDDAPYQFVTQHQDEDLKKLLCFCHRTFCDTDLLYFVHWLRWFYGEHNSLEDAFLHGLTTRERLINFHNLFFSLPDAPARTRKHVATPARGSACKRLNMYLRWLVRRDGHGVDFGLWTRLSPSELICPIDVHVERQARLLGLLKREKVDWQAAEELTANLRLLDPADPVKYDFALFGEGVGE; via the coding sequence ATGGATACTATCAAGCTCGCCGACCTGCGCGCCCTGCTCAATGAGCGCGCCGCTCGTCACAACCAGCCCGCTTTTCTCGCCAAAGACCCGGTAAGCATTCCCCACCGCTTCACGTGCCTGCAGGATATTGAAATCAGCGGCTTATTTGCGGCGCTGCTGGCCTGGGGGCAACGCCCCACTATTTTGAAGAAAACGACCGAGTTGCTGGCGCGTATGGACGATGCGCCCTACCAGTTCGTGACCCAGCACCAGGATGAAGACCTAAAAAAGCTGCTCTGCTTCTGCCACCGCACTTTCTGCGACACCGACCTGCTGTACTTCGTGCACTGGCTGCGCTGGTTTTATGGCGAGCACAATTCCCTGGAAGATGCCTTTTTGCACGGCCTTACCACGCGTGAGCGGCTGATAAACTTTCACAATCTGTTTTTTAGTCTGCCCGACGCGCCCGCCCGCACCCGCAAGCACGTGGCTACCCCCGCCCGCGGCTCGGCCTGCAAGCGCCTTAATATGTACCTGCGCTGGCTCGTGCGCCGCGACGGCCACGGCGTGGATTTCGGCCTCTGGACGCGCCTCTCGCCTAGTGAATTAATCTGCCCCATTGATGTACACGTCGAGCGCCAGGCTCGCCTGTTGGGCTTATTAAAGCGCGAAAAAGTGGACTGGCAGGCCGCCGAGGAGCTAACTGCCAATCTACGCCTACTCGACCCCGCCGACCCAGTGAAGTACGACTTTGCGCTCTTTGGGGAGGGGGTAGGGGAGTAG
- a CDS encoding LysM peptidoglycan-binding domain-containing protein: MSLLASLLILNSLHGPLAARLPTPLLPADSIGQEIRGGQRFVRHRVAQGETLFALSRRYHVAVDQIEAANPQLKNGLGIGEVVLIPRGVGGSKAAASPAKTILPTPAAAAVPERYTVAKGETLFGIARRFSLSPSELLLLNHLPAGGAVRVGQELLLRPAQAGPTPPVITGLPATPAPAAPEPATPKSDKSEAAAPKINPAREAQIATVTPATSADKKEEAVEAKAPTRASELVGRKTDVGIAAPILNNGTDKYLALHKTAPIGTIMQVKNQMNGQSVYVRVIGVLPDTGENENILVRLSPRAVQKLGTTDSKFRVETSYVP, translated from the coding sequence ATGAGTCTGCTTGCTTCGTTGCTGATACTTAATTCTTTACACGGGCCGCTGGCCGCCCGGCTCCCTACCCCCTTGCTGCCGGCCGACTCCATTGGCCAGGAAATTCGCGGTGGCCAGCGCTTTGTGCGCCACCGCGTGGCCCAGGGCGAAACGCTCTTCGCCCTAAGCCGCCGCTACCACGTGGCGGTAGACCAGATTGAGGCCGCCAACCCGCAGCTCAAGAACGGGCTAGGTATCGGTGAAGTGGTGCTCATTCCGCGTGGCGTGGGGGGTAGCAAAGCGGCCGCAAGTCCGGCCAAAACTATCCTCCCTACCCCCGCTGCCGCTGCCGTACCCGAGCGCTATACCGTGGCCAAGGGTGAAACGCTCTTCGGCATCGCACGGCGCTTTAGCCTGTCGCCCAGCGAGTTGCTGCTGCTCAACCACCTGCCGGCCGGCGGCGCGGTGCGCGTAGGCCAGGAACTGCTGCTGCGTCCTGCCCAGGCCGGCCCTACCCCCCCGGTAATAACCGGGCTGCCTGCCACGCCCGCGCCTGCCGCCCCCGAGCCGGCCACGCCTAAATCTGATAAATCCGAAGCGGCCGCCCCCAAAATAAACCCCGCCCGCGAGGCCCAGATTGCCACCGTCACGCCCGCTACCTCCGCCGATAAGAAGGAAGAAGCGGTCGAAGCCAAAGCCCCGACCCGCGCCAGTGAGCTAGTGGGCCGCAAAACCGACGTGGGCATCGCCGCCCCCATCCTCAACAACGGCACCGACAAATACCTGGCCCTGCACAAAACGGCCCCCATCGGCACCATTATGCAGGTCAAAAACCAGATGAATGGCCAGTCGGTGTACGTGCGCGTCATCGGGGTGCTACCCGACACCGGCGAAAACGAGAATATCCTGGTGCGCCTCTCGCCCCGCGCCGTGCAGAAGCTGGGCACCACCGACAGCAAGTTTCGGGTCGAAACGAGCTACGTGCCGTAG